In Taeniopygia guttata chromosome 6, bTaeGut7.mat, whole genome shotgun sequence, the genomic stretch gggggaGTTGTTTgcctttttggtttgtttctgttttgtttgttaatgGACAATTTTTATGTCTAGTGGGAAATAGAAAATAGTTCAGAAGAAGTTCTGATTTGCTTTTGTTGAAATATATATGTGTAGGAGAGTTATGTGTTCTTCAGAAGCATCCAGAAGAGTGGGAGGAACATTATGAtatttgtttattattattaataatagtaaagacttttaaaaaaactttaaaagacTCCTTCACTGTCAGTTTGAAAAGATAGAGTTTTACTTACTGTGCACAGTACAAACCAGTTGTAGGTGTCAGTAGAGGATACAGCTGACTCTTCTTCTGCATAGCATTTCTGTAAGTCATTTGCATCAAGAGAAGGCACCTCATCAAAATCATCCTGTGGAGTtgtgttctttttttcagattttgtttttctcagctttttggCTGAGGAGAAATATAACTGTAGGTAACGTAAGAATCAGCTGAATCGAGCACGCTTGTTTTCTAACCCATTGTCTTCTCTTATCCCTAGTCTCACTTACCAAGACACTTTGGGAGCATGTGTGGAACCTTCCCACGTGCAGCTCTATTAATAACCATTCCTCTTGTTTTTCCCTCAGTTGTGTAAAAGCTTGTTTGGAGTTGGTGCTGGTTTATGTGGTggccagctctggctgctctcTCCCTATGCTGCTCCTTCAGCTGGCTGGTGTAGGTTGTGGAGGCTCAGATGAACTGTAAGGAAACTTACCTGggttaaataatatttttttgcatagGTTCCTTTGTAACTTAGGTGAGTTGTTTGGTCTGGTTCGTGTGTACTTTCACAACTGTAACTGAGCACCTGGTAGGAAGGGTACTGAGAGTAGGAGTGGGGGAGAGGAGATGGGACCCACTTAAGCTGTTGCATCTCCTGAAGGAATTGAACATGGAACTGTGCCTTGAGAAATGGAAGTGATACATCGGGGTTTGGTCATTTGAAAGCATTACAATATGgaaattttggttttcttatATGCCTTAATTTAACATTGTAGTCCCAAAATGTGTGGAACAGAAGGTTTCATTTTCTGGTAGGAATGTTGTGCTGATGAGGTGAAACACTTTTGcaggcatattttttttttgtattttatttattgtttcaaTCAGATTTCCAGCTACCAGTATAAGATCTAATGATCTAAAATGCTGCCCAAGAAacttttattcccattttccttcatttataATGTGGACATATCACTTGCTGTCCTCCAGCCCCCAGGGAAGATACTCACCTTTGTCTTACATAAGGAACGttgtttagaaaataaaaagctaagGTATTTATCATACTTTTAGTTTGCTGCATCTATGTGAAGATTAACTATGAGGACATATGcatataaattatttctaaagtGATCTATTTTACAAAATGATCTTTCTTGGCCCTGTATTATCTGGAATATACTCTGCATTGTCTGTGGAATTTTGTTTGGTTCACACATGTGAGAATGTGCATTAGTTCACTTGCTCTgtctttctgtctttatttATGCTGATGGGCAGTACTGATTTGTAATTATGCCATATCCATATTACATTAGCAGATATATTGACTGGTCTATTATTTTCAGGCACATGGCCATGGAGGCTATGATTCTGATTTTAGTGATGAGGAGAGTGGAGAGAAGTCTCTGCAAAAGACTAAAAGGTAATGTAGTACAGAATTAACACTTTACATTATGTATTTTGTACAAATGGCCTCTTAGTGTGCATAGAAGATGATGCTGTTGCATGTAAGTTCTGGTGTTgaaatggtttttaaaaaatcaatctCTTTGATTTCTGCATCTCCTCATCTCAAGTTTGCCAAAGCTTGTCATCTCCAGAGGCTGCTGATTAAGAGCTGTTCTGCCAACTCCATCTGGTGTATATTTGCCCCTCAGTTCTTGGAGCagagtgttttgtttttccaagcaTTAGTATCCACTGCTGGGTTTTGGCAGCGCTGTTCACACCACTGCGATCCATCAGGACAAATGGAACTGCTAGGAGAGCAAGGCAAAAAAGGCCAAGTGTAGCAGGCTTTGTAGATATAAAACACATAGAGATATAAAGTGAAGAACTCATGCTActtctttattatttaatttgtgAAGAGACCTGGATATTGGTAAACTGTGTTGTGATCAGTCCTTGAAACGTACCTGCACATCTCTTATTTGAGATGATGACCTTGGCCAGTGCTTTCAGTGGTTTGCAGTTAGTGACCTGGAATTTTGTAATCTGATTTGACTGCATTGtacagatttttatttgtttttgtatttattttgcttttgtacTGTAGTTCCTTGACACTTTCTGCACCATACTGAATATTTGGCCAACATTTTGCATATACttttcttaactttttttctgtctctccctTGCTCTTTTATTGGACTTTATTTAAGAAGACTTTCTGGAAACTTTCCTAAGACTCttgcatatttttcctttatagaAGAATTGAAAGAATGGATTTTGTAGTGTCTGATTGcattctgggagaaaaaaaaatcatgttttaatCTTTGGGATAATAGCATGCATTAAGACATgtcatttattttataaatatagctgtttttcattaaaataggGACTGATTTTAttcagatttcattttctttagaTGCCATTGCACATTCTTCCATTCTACTTTGAGGTGCAATATTAAGTAACCATCAGGAGTCTTTCAAAAATTCCATCATTATCCTTGTTCTGGCACATAACTGTTAATTCCCAGTAGGGCTCTTATGTGGATTCATTTTCTTGCTCTGtcattgtatttattttcactttaagaaaaataatagtcTTAAATTCTCTCCAAATTACTGTTCTATAGGCCCTTCTTGTGGGAATTTTGTGCTTACAGATCCTTTCGAGTAAATGATACTTTAAATTTCTAGAGTCCTATATTCCATAGCTAGAAACAAATTTCCTGGCTTGCTTTCTTCAGGTTTCTGATTGCCATGCTTTCTGCCTGCTGaaaattatgggaaaaaaatcttttttgaCACCTCAGTTTatgaatgaaattaaataaatatacattttacTAGCTAAAATGTGtatctttaacttttttttactttgttgaactctaaaagtaattttagcTGCCTACTGACAAGAACAGTTAATTACATGGTAATTGACTTCTAAATTTGTGATTCTTGTGATTGCACTACAAGGGGCAGAGCTGTTTAATGAGGTGTTGAGACATTGGCATGAAAGGGTGGAATAGGGTTACTGCCAGTCACTCTCTTTCAGTGAATGCACTGTCCTTCCTGTTGCTACTTTCCTGTGTAGCTGAGATTTGTAAAGGACTTTGAATGTCAGAGTGAAACTAAGGAATCTTCCAGGTTTTATCATTGTGGTTCTATAGggataatattaataaaaacaaatattgcAAATTGCTGTTTTAAGCAATTGCCTTTAAATGCCAACTGGAAGCAAATGCCTTTCTGATTTTGTTCTGCAAATGAAGTAAAGTCCAAGCTGATGTTGGTTCTGaagtttcattttattcttGTAGAAAATAGCAATATAAAAATTTTTGTTACTCAAGATAGTGCAAGGTTGAGCATATGGAAATTTTATTGCTTATGAAAAGTTTTTGACtaacttttcttcctttctcccacCTTTAGAATACAGGAAGATGCCCTTCTGATAAAGCCAttccaaaaagcaaaacaaggcaGTGTGGTTCACAGACAATTTGCAGCTGAAGAATGTGATAGGTATCTTTTATATATTGCTTTTGTGAGATATTTTCCTCTTAATGGAAAGATAGTTTTCACTGGAACGTGTTTGTTATTAACAGGgaagaagcaagaaaaagaagatttcATTTGATATCGATGGATGCTGTATCcttctgtttgatttttcaaGTTTGAAGATGGGACACAGTTATCCATTATGGTAAAATACTGGGATTTCTCAGTTATCAGTCGGTGACTGTGCAGCACCAGATACTGAGTCATTCTTCAGAGGAGCTTCTTTGTGCTGTTGAGATAAAAGTTAATTGAAAATCTTTCAAGAAGCCATatataaagattttatttttgaagacaCTTATTTTCTGAATAAGTAATTGCATATTTTGCTCAAATTGTGGTATAAAATGTGTTTCAAAGTTTCTGTTTTGGCCTCACACTGAGACCAAAGTGTTCTAAGAAGCATTacatatttttccattattttaatttccaaagtAAAGCATACAACTTTTATTTGTATGTTGGTGGTAAAAATGTAACAAATTATTCCATTTTAGTAGCCGGACTGTTTTTATAATAGAAAAGTACAAACCTGTTTTAAACCAAAACTGCAGTACAAAGAAGCTGTTGTCTAAATCACAGCTGAAAAAATGAACCATGTTTCTGTGTATGTGCATACAGAGCATCTTTGATAAAGGAAGACAGTTTTATAAATGAGGaattaagttttaaaaatgaaattgccTAGAATTCCTGTATTTGGAAATTAGCTTCTATGAGAGATTATTATGTAAAAGTTCCTAATTAattccatcctttttttttttttttttttttttcttaaattactGAACTGTTTGTGAGGAGAAAAGTCTCtcttaaatatataaaaagattttggttaggttttttttttttaaattttaaactatGGTAAAAGGAAATAAGTTCTGAAACAATCCTTAATTGCTTTATTCAGTATGAAAGACATAAGAAGTTTGTGCATGACTACATTTTATACTATGGTGGCAAAATAGAGGATTTCCAAAGATCTGGGTGAGAATGGTTAGCAACCTTTCCCCTACTGACCTCAAAACTCCCTGTTTTGTGAAGCtgttaaatatatattatagctttgggggcagggatggatgtaGCTGTGTATCCAATCACTAATTATTTTGGTCACATTTTGGTAACTACAGTAATTGGAAATACCCAAACACAAAACTGCCTTGTTCactttgttttcatatttttaggTAAGAACTTACCATGAGCTGAATTATTCTTCTTTTGTTATGTAAAAGGAAGGATGACAGGTGATCATTAATGGAGGGTACATTGAGAAATATCTGTCAGAATCTTCAAAATAACAGTCTGAAATACTTCTGAATGTGCAGAATTTCTATCCATTGTCCAGAATAATAACTTCTTTAGAGCTATCTGTAACTGCCTTTTAACATCACTGTCATCAATAAAGAGcataaaaagtgttttcaaaCAGGATAAAGTCATCTGCAATTGCAGTAGCCGTTTTCAACCATACGTTTTTTTATTTGGGAACAGGTATGCCAGGGAATAAattttttctagttttatttCATAGAAATGTATTCCTTTATGCTGTGAGGTAGAGATCAGAACTCTAAAATATTGATGTTACTAAATAATTTGAtggattttcattttaatgttaCTTGTACTAAAAAAATGTGTGTCCTTTTATAGAGCAAATGACAAGACGGATCTTGATGTTATTAGAGAAAATCATAGATTCCTGTGGAatgaagaagatgaagcagACATGAATTGGTACCTGAAATTATTATAGGATATGTTATTTTTAGATCACTTGTACTAAATTTGTGGTTTCCCTTACTAATTAAGAATTACTGTGCAGACTTGATCATTCTTTgatgcatttgaaaatgaaaggcCATTAGAAAGTCTTCCATATTGTAATATTGCTCAAATGCCAACATGAATTGATGACAGAAAGaactaataaataaaactgattCTCTGAGATCCAAATGACTGTTCAAAACCTCAGAAGAAAGCAGAGTTTGAAAAGGCACAGTTTAGTATGTActgtggattttattttatatttatttttcgACTTTTATGGAACTTACTCCTTAGTTTAATGGCTGTGTATCTGTTGCATTTCTAGGTCTACAACTTGTGTTCTTTCAAAGAAACAACATGTCTTTGTCTTACTAATGTCATTACAATGTAAAGTGAATTATGTTGTCttctatatttaattttaaaaatactttttgttttAGGGAGAAGAGGCTTGCAAAGAAGTATTATGACAAATTGTTCAAAGAATACTGTATAGCAGATCTCAGCAGATACAAAGAGAATAAGGTATTTTTTCTTAGTATAAATCATCTTGGGTTTTGAAGTataacctttttaaaaaatagcctTATGATTGTGGATATGTTGTAGAACAGAATGTTAGTACCCCTTCCATAGAAAGGGAGCTGTGAGAATTTATCAAGTTACTTACAAGCAGCAGTTTGAATCCAAGTATTGTCACTGCCTCAAAAATGTGCTTCTGTGGGAATAGGAACATTTCTGTCAGATGATGTTTTATGAAGAGGTACATTGTGTGTGAAAGTCAGAAAATGCAAAGGGGTTAAAGAAAGAAGGCTGGAGAGGTTGCTTGGAGAGGAGCAGTAGATGAAGCCTAAAAACCCATGGAATGTTACTGTTCAAAAAAAGTCTAAAAAGAGTCTTGTACTTGAATGCTGGCAGAAACAATTTTGGAAAAGTCTATTCTAAAGCAGCATCTTTTGCTGGttgttcttttctgtttgtgGAAACAGGATTTGTATGTGCCTtgtaaataaatagaatttctTAAGAGGAACAGCCCAATTCCAGCACCAGGTTTTCTTCTTAACTGGAAcagcctttgttttttccaagtttttggCTGACTAACTTCTTAGTCAGAGAGTATACATGAATTTTCTATTGTGTTTTTCCAAAGACTGGTGCTGAACTCAGATGTGTCTTGGTGTTTGTAACACACAGTAACCCAGTCTGTATAGTTTTTTCAACTATTTATAATATAGAAAATTACATTCACTGGTAAATATATGCAAGGACTAGGCTTAGCTGTATTCGGAAGAAAAGATGACAGTCATCTAAAGACAATTGGGAcagtaaaatgcaaaaattcaattaaaatcaACAAAAACTAAAATGCTGAAGATGCCTTCCCTTGCTTTTTGActaaatttgattttattttcctgtagcTATTTCATATCCCCCAGTGTCCGCTCCATCCCCCATCCCCCCAGCTGATTTCCCTTGAACATGCTTACAGATTTTGTTTCTCTCACTACTGTGCCAAGTTTCCATATGTTTGCTGTCTTTTGTGGGAAACTGTTCTgccccagattttttttttgtgtgtgtgttttcttgtgTTGTGTGAACAGTATTTCCCTGTCAGACTTAACGTGTGTCTATGCTGACTTTGAGGTCACTCTCTGTTCCCATTTATGCTCCTAAGTCATTACCTCTATTTTCGGAATTTCCATGTCAGCATAAGTGCTGTGCCATGCAATTTGTATTGCAATTTCTTTTCTCAAATACATTCTGATCATATGAAAGTCCTTTCTTAGAAATTcttagaaaaatagaaaaaagtaTGAGATTTTTCTCAGTGACTGATTTATCCATGCCCATGTTTGGTACAGAAGGATTTCAAAGCAGGCTTTTTTCTTGGAAGTCTTAAATAAGCTGCTCATCCCATTTGCACTGATGGAATACAATCTGTGCTTTCAGATTTTTcctgccttatttttttttctgtatctccAGAAGCTGATAGCTGGATATCTTTAGACCACTGTGCCTTTTGCTTTGCAGTGGTGGTGCTATGAGAAGTGCAGGGTAGATGACAGTCAGCCTTTTGCATGATAGTTGTTGATGCTTTACATGTTGATGCTTCATCTTGatataagaaagaaattcttttatAGTGAGAATATTCAGTCGCTGGAACAACCTTGCCATTGGCACAGTGGAATCCTCACTACTGGAGGTTTTTCAGGTGCAATTGCCCAAGGTGATAGATAATCTCATCTTGGCTCCCTTCCCTGTGGAAGGTTGAAGCTCATGGTCTGTTGAGGTGCCTTCCAACCTGAGCTGTTctttgattctatgattctatatcATGCTACTTGGTGTGAAAGCAAAAGTAAGCTgaaggtcagttttctgtgatGTTTACAGAGATTGAGACTTGCACATATGTGCTCATCTGTCTTTTCACAGCTGTAATTGTTCTGCTCCTGGCAAAAATCTTCTAGTCAGATGATTTTTCTAAAGATCTCTTATAGAGATTGTAGCTCAGATCTCTTTAGGAACTTTTCTTCTGAAGTAAACCACTGTTTTATGAAGGACTGGATAATGGTTGGGACTCGTTTCATGGCTGCATCTCCTTtgagaatctgaaaaataagcaGAATAGCCTACTCAGACAGAAGCTCAGAAGAAAACAGTAAGGAGCCCCAAGACATATGAACCCCTGAGGCCACGGGCACGTTCCAGTTGCTGCTCCAGACTGTTTTACTCATTCACACATGTGGCTGGGACTCCCGTGCTCTCATCCCTAGAGATTCACAGGTGCTCTCCCAGCCAGAGCTGGAGACCCACTCACCCTTCTTGCTCCCAGGCTGCTTCACCTGCTGATGACCAGTCTGGCTTGGTCTTCACTGGTGTTTCCTTTTAATCAGAAATGCCACTGTGAACCTCTGGTGTGAGGCTGTGTAGAGACAGTGGAAGAGTGTTCGGACAGCTCTGGCTTGTGCTGGGTCTGTTACTCCTGACATTTTCTCTAGGTAAGAATTTTCTAGGTCAAGGTTGTCTTTGAACCTTCAGTGCATCTTGTCTGCGAACTTTGCAGCTGATAAATGACCATCTGTATTGTCAGTTCTATTGTCAGCTttgcagggcagcacaggagggTGTTCTGCATTTAAGTTTTACTTTGATATGCACTGGACTGGAAATGTTCCCTTTGTTGTCTTATTTTCCTAGAGAATTCCTTATTTGCTGTCTCTGTACTTTGTTTTGTAGCTTAACAGATTGGAAGCTTCTCCTCTTTGCTAAGAAATGAAATCTGTTTGACACCTGGTCATTACATAAAAcgcattttattattttgttttcatttccagaTTTCTAGGCCAACTTGTCTTCTACTTGAAAATGTTAATATGTTTGCTTTTATAATTGTTTTTCAATAGAGGACTTCCTGTCAAAATAAgaatataattatttaaagtattttattaaaaaaatactattctggagagcagaggcagagagatacttttaattaaaagagaaaaaattaaattttcatgaCCAGAATTAAAAGGATGACATGAAGGACATAAATCAACTGAAATTAGTCTTTACAGTACTCACTATGTTGACTATTCACAACTCAATTTAAGTTCTTATCTTAACAGTTTGGATTTAGATGGCGACATGAGAAAGAAGTAATTTCAGGAAAAGGTAATGCTGTCTTTCATTTTATGTTACATTTCTTCTTGATGCTCCTCTTGCTGCTTTTGGACATAATTTTGTTAGATAATATTGATGGTACTGATAAGTTTATCAGataataatgtaaaataaattgaCTTGTcttccagctttcctgttttatgTTACATAGGTTTCGATTGCACACTGATCTGCACATACTACATTTAAAAGAGCATATAGTTTATTTTCACAAGGTCAGTTTTGTAATGAGCACCACCTTGACACGTTTGCTAATACAGAATTTATGGGTGGGCTTTTTAGCTGCTTTTCTCCAGTAGTTCTACCACCTCATTAGCCTTTGATATCTGTAATTGAAGTCTCTCAGTAGTTTTCTTCAGGAAATCATTTATTGATTACCAGCTTCTCCAGTGTTGTTCTGCAAAATGTTgactttttaattaaagtttcTTGTGTGAGACCTATTTTAGGCTAAACAGGTTTTGAAAGCTTTGGTGGGAATGATTATCGTGTCTCCGAATCCTGCCTCTAAATCAGTACCTTAATTCTGGGTGAGAAGTCTTACCAGTGTGTTGCTGGGATTTTGCACAGTGGTCCTTGTTCCATGCCTGAGGTGCTTTTTCAACATGTTGAGCAAGCAACAAAGTGAAGTGAATGAGGTATTGTTGTTCCTGGGGTGGATTCTCATAACACCTGTGGGTTTCAGAAGTCATGGATGCACATGCCAGAATATTGCATGAAGTTGTACTGCTGATCAGTTTCACTCAGTTACAGTTTTTTAAACAGCTATCTTCTGTAAACACCTGTAttgtaatttatttcaaaaagttagaaatgcatttataatttaaaataaaattagtatttcaGAGTAGAAAGCATGAACATTAATGGTGGGgatttttaaactgtaaataTTGAAGCCTCTAAAGGTAGTTGTAGTCATATGTTGCATTCACCACTACACATTATATTAATGGATAGTCACACTTGATAAAATTACATTCTTTATTGAATAACAAGATAAGGAAAATTAAATGAGAACTAAATTGTTTTTATGTATTCGTGGGGGAAAGATTATAGCTTTGTACGTTTAATATGTGgtactttatattttaaaatgtgggaGTAAATGCAGAATTACATATTTCAACCTTTTTAATGGAATCCTAATGAAAAGCGAGCAATTGGAATATGAGTGGATAAATCCTCCCTTCCACCACAGGGGGGCGCGAGAAGCCAACCCTCTGGCGGGTGTCGGACGCGCTCCAGGTGCGGTTCCGAGCAATCCTTTGAGAAATACCGTGGGTCTTTtatgctattttaaaatataaattgccTAATTAAATGTAATAACACATCTACACCTACCTGCCTGATAATTAGCATCAGCATTGTATGTACTTTATGTACTGATGTGGCTGTGTCAGTACAGTGGTGGTGAGAACCGCTGCTGGTGCACTTTTACTAAGGTTTGGGGGTGGTAACAAGGGCATGCAGGAATGGAATGCTCACATTTGCTTGCTTTGCATTTGGTGCCTATCTTTGCATGGTTACAAAGAAGAAGGACGAGGATAAGTTAAATAAGAGGTGACA encodes the following:
- the LOC100220799 gene encoding protein FRA10AC1 homolog isoform X2; this translates as MEPNQLRFSAAHGHGGYDSDFSDEESGEKSLQKTKRIQEDALLIKPFQKAKQGSVVHRQFAAEECDREEARKRRFHLISMDAYERHKKFVHDYILYYGGKIEDFQRSGANDKTDLDVIRENHRFLWNEEDEADMNWEKRLAKKYYDKLFKEYCIADLSRYKENKFGFRWRHEKEVISGKGQFSCGNKHCDENEGLKSWEVNFGYVEHGEKRNALVKLRLCPECSHKLNFHHRRKEVKTCKKRGTAEQNSKEPKNKKTKLSRSAKKKSKKKTHKDNNNAEDGPSDADFWKADEKSREEEFHEYFQDLFL
- the LOC100220799 gene encoding protein FRA10AC1 homolog isoform X1 — translated: MEPNQLRFSAAHGHGGYDSDFSDEESGEKSLQKTKRIQEDALLIKPFQKAKQGSVVHRQFAAEECDREEARKRRFHLISMDAYERHKKFVHDYILYYGGKIEDFQRSGANDKTDLDVIRENHRFLWNEEDEADMNWEKRLAKKYYDKLFKEYCIADLSRYKENKFGFRWRHEKEVISGKGQFSCGNKHCDENEGLKSWEVNFGYVEHGEKRNALVKLRLCPECSHKLNFHHRRKEVKTCKKRGTAEQNSKEPKNKKTKLSRSAKKKSKKKTHKDQDSSDDSNNSDKDNNNAEDGPSDADFWKADEKSREEEFHEYFQDLFL